A window of Campylobacter cuniculorum DSM 23162 = LMG 24588 contains these coding sequences:
- a CDS encoding ABC transporter ATP-binding protein, with protein sequence MELLRAEQISHCFDYPLFENLNLNLNSKDCIAIQGSSGCGKSTLLHILSSLLKPKKGVVFYKNQKLYDLSENERVKIRRYDFGIIFQTHYLFKGFSAFENIELASVLSGENLDKKLLNQLGIYKLLNQKIGKLSGGQQQRVSIARVLCKKPKIIFADEATGNLDFENAKNVIELLIDYVKKNDAALFFVTHDSKLASFCDRTYNLNTNGIC encoded by the coding sequence ATGGAACTTTTAAGAGCGGAGCAAATCAGCCATTGTTTTGACTATCCGCTCTTTGAAAATTTAAATCTCAATTTAAATTCTAAAGATTGCATCGCTATACAAGGAAGCAGTGGTTGTGGAAAATCCACACTTTTACATATTTTATCCTCTTTATTGAAACCTAAAAAGGGTGTGGTATTTTATAAAAATCAAAAACTTTATGATTTAAGCGAAAACGAAAGGGTCAAAATACGTCGCTACGATTTTGGCATTATTTTTCAAACCCATTATCTTTTTAAAGGTTTTTCAGCCTTTGAAAATATAGAACTTGCGAGTGTTTTATCGGGCGAAAATTTGGACAAAAAACTCTTAAATCAACTTGGTATCTATAAACTTTTAAATCAAAAAATTGGCAAACTTAGTGGAGGACAGCAACAACGTGTAAGCATTGCTAGAGTGCTTTGTAAAAAACCTAAAATCATTTTTGCTGATGAGGCAACGGGAAATTTGGACTTTGAAAATGCAAAAAATGTCATTGAGCTTTTGATTGATTATGTCAAAAAGAATGATGCGGCTTTGTTTTTCGTGACTCACGATTCTAAACTTGCAAGTTTTTGCGATAGAACTTATAATTTAAATACAAATGGAATTTGTTAA